The DNA window CCTATTAAATTCCTTCCAAAAGTTTCATAATTCAGTCCTAGAAATGGTTGGAACTGTGAGCATATCCTGTGACCTCTACAAAAGCTTccaggagatttcagaaaatatatCTTCTAATTTAAAAATTGATTGATTTGCCAAATGATGCAGCCAGGTTTGCTTCTCTAAAAGCTTCTGATAAGGTCTGCAagggaaaaaatgtaaaattaaaaaatcacataTTTGTGGGTCAGAAGAAAGTTTAGGTAGCCCATAATTCTGTGTGTTATTAATAATTACCGGATGTGCATGGCAGACTCTAGCTATATCTTCACAGGAGGCTCCATATTCCAAAGCCAGAGCAGCTTCATTTACCATTTCTCCAGCACCCtttaaaataagccaaaaagtaaTTTTGCTTTGAGGGAAAACAACTGTGTGCTAATAGGATAGCAATTATTAAGAGAATAGAATTTTAAGTCTTGTTTGCCATTATGGCAACTGAGGAAAATTCAGGAAAAGGTGACACAGAAGAGTTTGGGCTCTGAAGCCAGATGGATTCAAATCTCTTCACTCACTACCTCAACCACTCATTGGCTCTATGTGCTTCATTTAATTTCTTCACTTCAATAATAGCACCTATCTCACAAGcctattataaaaatgaaataagattAATGTATATACTTAGGAAAAGCAACATAGAAAGCACTCAAATATCATATATTGTTACAACAGATACCTAGGGGAAGAATACACTGTAGACTGAGTGAAGGCTTCCCTTAGGAGGGAATAACAACAATCACCCATGCCAAAATCTGGAGGCAGAGCATTCTAGGCAGAAGATCCTACAAGCACAAAGGCCTATTATAAAAATAAGACTGATGTGGTAAAAAATTAATGAGCATAGACAGAATGAACAGAGAGACGAGGTCAGAAAGGTGAGCAGAGTAAGGCTAGATTCAGTGAGGGCTCATctttaacagtttgaagtttaaaAGCACCACTGGAGGGTTTTAAGCAGGGATATGGTGTGTAGTATATGTTTTAAAAGGATGATTTAGCTGTAGTATAGATGATATACTACAATATCAAGACTGTGAGAATGCTGTTGGTACCCTGGTAGAAATGATGCTCAGAAGCCTTATTCAAACTTTTGTTGATAACATCAGAATGTAAATACCAGGTGGTTTAAAATTAACCTGTAAAATAGCAATGCTTTCCAAGATTCTCAATGGAATTTCTATTTTTACAATACTCACTGGTCCTAGAATATGTGCTCCCAGTACTCGGTCTGTTGATTTCTGCCCAAGAATCTTCACCATGCCATCTGTGTCAGCATTTGTCTTAGCTCTGCTATTAGCAGCAAAGGGAAATTTTCCAACTTTATACTCAATACCCTGGTGAgacaaaaaatgagaacttacatAAGCACTGAAAAAATTCATCTCCATTACTGAAATCATCTACTATTTGTACAAAAAACAAATCCCAAGAAGGCAGTTGTCCAGAAAGCATACAGAAAGACCAAAAAGCGTGTTAATGAAATCTATTTTGGGTATAAATGCAAGCAAATATAAATGTATGTCCATCTATTTCAAGTCAAATATAAAAGCTCTGAAATTATTAGTTTTTTAGTATAGGCAGCTTATTCTTTCCTCTATTACTACTGATAAACCTAAAGAGTGAATGAGCTCTTTTTGATGccaacaaaggaaaaaatacataaaatctaaTGTTCTCCACAATTACTAAAAAAGCATCTAGTATTGCATTAATAGTTTATCAGTCACCAGTGTCATTAGATCAATTCAAACACTGAAATAAAACTGCCCATGTTCAGAATTACCTCTTCCTTCAACTGCTCCTCTGACTTGCCAACCCACGCAACTTCGGGGTGAGTGTAAATCACTGATGGCACACAATTGTAGTCAATGTGCACAGCACCACCAGCCATTCCTTCAACACAGATAATGCCTTCATCTTCTGCTTTGTGAGCCAGCATTGGACCAGCAACCACATCACCAATAGcatagatactaccaagagatcaAAAGAAACAGTGAACTTCTGAAATCAAGGATACTCTTCACCAGTTACACCATGTTAACAAAAATGTttctagggctgggggtgtagctcagtgcctcacgtgtgtgagaccctgggttctatccccagcataataataagtgaatgaatgaagaaataaataactGCACTTCTAGTTAGTAAGTCACCAAAACACATATCAAATACAGTTCTTCAACTATAAGCAATGGGAAAaattcactgagttcttttttattttacatcttctaagtacACTGTTCTTCCCCCAAgtggatacatttttttaaatataacaaaagtcttatttttaaaacagtgtttgaaataaactttaaaattacTGTAAATGCCCAGCATCTGAGAGGCTGAGTtaagaggatcacttgagccagcTCAGGAATTCAAGACCCGCCTCAACAACACAAACCCTGtatccaaataaaagaaaaaaatacatacatatacacatgaaCTGAAAATGTAAATAATTACCCAACTTACTTTGGTATTTTGGTTTGGAATCTGGTATTGACTGGAATTCTACCTCTAGGATCTAATTCAATTCCAAGGTCTTCTAGTCCCAAATTCTGAGTAAAGGGTCGTCGACCAATGCAAACCAAGAGTACATCACAAGTGATAACTTCAGCTTTACCACCAGAAGCAGCTTCAATACTAAACAATAAACAGTGTATAACTGTTAAACACACATTTATAAAGATGGGTGATAGTAAGAAATTTAAAATCAAAGACTTCTCAAAGCTTGATGAAATTTCTAATAATGTTAAGTTTACTTCATTATAAGCAAACTGAGTCAGGCAATGGGAAAAATGTATACATCCTCTAGAGTTTTATCGTTAAACTCTAATAAAAACAGGCAATGTAATATACTAGTTAAAAATAGAGTCCTCAGTaggaggcacagtggcacaccccAGCTATTTGGGAAGTGAGGCAAAGTagccaaattcaaagccagccccagcaactgagTAAgacccttggcaatttagcaaaactctgtctcaaaaaataaaaagaactagaatgtcactcagtggtaaagtacccttgggttcaatccctagtaacatcCAAAAAGAAAAACCACAGGTCTCAAGGGTGGGGGGCTGTGGATCAGGCTCAGTGGTAATGTGATTGATTGCCTAGGGTTTTTAAGGCCTAGGGTTCCATTCCaagcaacacaaaacaaaacaaaaaagcaaaaaaaaaaaatcttagaatcaGTTAAGAACTATTTCTGCCACTCACCAGCTGCATAACTGACTTCAGTTATTTCACTAAATTATTTAAGTATTTAATAAGTAGAACACAGACACAGTaagcaatctaatatcattgattTCTGCCTAAAAATactatattaattttactaaacaatGGGAACTTTAAAAACTTATTGTGAACACAAATTAAGAAAAGGAATATTACAATAAGAACATTGGTTAATTTTGTCTAACACGAACTAAATCATGAATTTCAGTGCACTAAGTTGATAGATAATACTGAGTCACACAATAAGCAATAAAATCATCTTATGTTATAGAAACCCAATACATTTATTAAGCTGATCTAGTGTTTCTTAAGGTGACAAGGATGATATGTCAAAAATAAATGTACTATACTTACGAAACATCAATTTTTCCATCTGACTTTTTGGTAGCACCAGtaacttttgtattcaatttaaatttaaatcctTGCTTTTGAAGAATGCGTTGAAAGTTTTTAGATACCTCCATATCAATTCCGACTCCACCAACATGACCCAAAAATTCAACTGCTGTCACATCTGCACCTAGTCGTTGCCAAACTGAACCCTAcaaataacaattttaaaaaaagataaagatttccatagcaaatgtttattgaatCATCTTAAATAATTTACTTAAGACAGTTTCTTCTCTTGCTAATACTTTTATTAGAAAGAGGTTTAAAATGAACTCTGAAGTAAATGGGTATAACTTCATATATTCACTTATTCACTCAAAATTTATTAAGCACTAACTATGTACTACATATGCTTTTATATGCTAGGCATATATTAATGACCAAAACCCACCAAATTCCTGCCCTTGGGGCCCTTATATTATGGCAGGGGAATTAACAAGTAAAATTGATGCTAAGGGACAGTAAAGTGTTctaaagaaaaagtagaaaataagaaTCAAAATATTAAACTGGCTTCATATTTTATCAACAATGGAAATGCTAATTTTATTCAAAGTATAATTTCAGCTGaatagtgtttttgtttgtttgtttgtttgattgatattggagattgaacccaggaatgcttaaccactaagccacatccccagtccgctTTTTAAGTgctcagacagggtctcactaagttgcttagggccttgctaaattctgaggttcactttgaacttgcaattatcctgtctcagcttcccaagttgctgagattatagatgtgcaccaatGTGCACCTGGCTGAacactgtttttttattttaaccatattTTAACAATTAGCATAACTTCTGAACAACTGCATAATATACACATGACAAGCAAGATGAATGTCATTTTATAGCATTAAATAATAAAGTATGATAAACAAAGAACATACCCTTTgcacaaaattatattaaaaaaatcaccTAGTATGAAGaataatattggccaaattatattgctatattgtgtgcatgtactaatgtgacaacaaatcccatcattatgtacaactatgatgcaccaataaaaaaaaatggaggaacaAAATCACCTAgtgatttaatttaaaattagctAAAAATTTACTCTTTCAATTAGGTTCGTAcattcattttacaaatttcataaaattttgaggTGAGAGCTGGGTTAAAAAGAGGCAATACACAGTCACTAAAAATCCAACAGTGAGACTATACAAAGATTAACTTAAAATGCATCCTGAACCTAAAACCCAAGaatataaaacttctagaagaaaacacagaagaCAATCTTAGATCTAAAAGCACAATCCATAAGACAAACAAGCAAAAGATAAAtgggacttcatcaaaattaaaaacttagaaATATTAAGAACACAAAAGCAAAAGCCAGACTTTTGCTAAGATCTGCAAAATATTGCAAAAAATCTATGTGATAAAGGATTTAGATATAGAATACACAAGGAACTCTCCAAActcaattggaaaaaaaaaatgcaccaataaaaaacacacaaaatacTGGAACAGACACTTTCATCAAAGATGAAAACAGATGCAATTATGCACAAACATAAACTCTCAAGACTACAAGTCactagaaaaatgtaaattaaaaccacactaAGAGCAGGGCGCAgaggcgcatacctgtaatcccagtagcttgggagggtgaggaaggaggatcccatATGAACAGCtaccctcagaaatttagcaaggccctaagcaacttagtgagaacctgtctaaaaataaaaaaataaacagggctggagatgtggttcagtggttgaacaccccggggttcaatccttggtccaAAAAAAATATATGGACAGTACTAAGTATTAGTGAGGAAAAAGAGAAATTGAAACATGAATCACTGGTCATGATGCAGTCACCATTTTGGaaggtattaaaaaaatacacagaatTATTATGTGACTGAACAATCACACTCTTAGGTACATAACCATTAGAAATGAAAACACAACTACATAAAAACTTATCCATGAATATTTATAGCACTGTTATTCATGATAGTCCTTCAagagaaacaacctaaatgtctatCAATTGATGAATATAGGTAACAAAATGTATAATATCCatagaatggaatattattcagttatAAAAAGATATTAGTATAGACAGCATGCTACAACTTGAATGAATTttcagaacattatgttaagtgaaagaatCCATACACAAAATGctacatattgtatgattccactgATAAGAATATCCAGATTAGGAAATCTATAGACATAGAATGTAGATGAGTTTCCAGGAAGGGAGAAATGGATAAATGACTGCCAATGggcacctgttttttttttttccctcaggtgAGGAAAATGTTCTAGCTATGCAATGTGATAACTATACAACTGTGAACTCTGAACTAAAACCACCAAATCAAACCCTTTAAATGGGAGAATTATACAATATGTAAATTAGATCTCAATAAAGTTGTTTAAATGCAACAGCACTCTTCTGAAACTAAATTAGAATAATAAGAAATAGTAGGAGTGTGGAAAGAGTAAGCAGCATTATCTTGGAGTAGTATCACTCAAGTAGGGAATGATAAACACAGATAAGTTCATCTATCCTAAACTGATTCCAAAACTCCAATAATATCCATCATTTATTTATAGAGCTTATTACATGCCAGGCATTGTTTTAAATGTGTCACTTTATTAAAACCTGACAATAATCCTATAAGCTACATAGGATTTGTATCACCATTATGAAGAACTAGTTCAGAGAGGCTTATTAATTTAACAAGAACACAAAGTCAATAAAAAGCAgagctgaaattcaaatttaaatatGTACTATTCCAAAACCTATGTTCTCTTTTTCTTGTGGGGTAGGGAATGTGGGGCAGGGTAgggagttctggggattgaacccaagggcacttgaccactgagctacatccacgcccctttttattttcagacagggtctcactaattgcttaaggcctcactaaactgctgaggctggccctgaacttgggatcctcctgcctcagcctcctgagttgctaggattacaagcatgtgccacaatgcctaacaaaacttagagaactgggaatttttttcacttgacatgctaggaattgaacccattttaggggagtgctctaccactgatttaCATTTCCAGCCCTCTAAATCCTATGGTCTCCACCACCAAAACCAAAGCAGGCAGGCAAaccgtaaaaaataaaaatacagtcaTATAAAAATCTTTATGAAAAAGGAAAGAGATATGACTATACAGTAAATTCcctaagtttttaaaaagatgtgAAAACTAATTCAATACAATAAAAAAACATCTAAAACATTGTGTCAGAATGTCTGAAAATGACCTAAGATTTTATGGTTTGGTGAGAGGTAATCCCCCTAAAGCTCACAAGTGAGACAATGCTGACTTTTGAAAGATATTTAtttatcaacaaat is part of the Callospermophilus lateralis isolate mCalLat2 chromosome 1, mCalLat2.hap1, whole genome shotgun sequence genome and encodes:
- the Dld gene encoding dihydrolipoyl dehydrogenase, mitochondrial, producing the protein MQSWSRVYCSLAKRGHFNRICHGLQGVSAVPLRTYADQSIDADVTVIGSGPGGYVAAIKAAQLGFKTVCIEKNETLGGTCLNVGCIPSKALLNNSHYYHMAHGKDFASRGIEMSEVRLNLEKMMEQKNTAVKALTGGIAHLFKQNKVIHVNGYGKITGKNQVTATKADGSTQVVDTKNILIATGSEVTPFPGITIDEDTIVSSTGALSLKKVPEKMVVIGAGVIGVELGSVWQRLGADVTAVEFLGHVGGVGIDMEVSKNFQRILQKQGFKFKLNTKVTGATKKSDGKIDVSIEAASGGKAEVITCDVLLVCIGRRPFTQNLGLEDLGIELDPRGRIPVNTRFQTKIPNIYAIGDVVAGPMLAHKAEDEGIICVEGMAGGAVHIDYNCVPSVIYTHPEVAWVGKSEEQLKEEGIEYKVGKFPFAANSRAKTNADTDGMVKILGQKSTDRVLGAHILGPGAGEMVNEAALALEYGASCEDIARVCHAHPTLSEAFREANLAASFGKSINF